One Ignavibacterium album JCM 16511 genomic region harbors:
- the purH gene encoding bifunctional phosphoribosylaminoimidazolecarboxamide formyltransferase/IMP cyclohydrolase — protein sequence MKKYALISVSDKRGIVDFAKALLKFDYEILATGNTAKLLSQNLVPVKEVSDLTGFPEIFEGRVKTLHPKIFGGILFRRDNSEDKIQAEENSILPIDIVCVNLYPFVQTIKKENVSLDDVIENIDIGGPSLVRAAAKNYKFVSILTNPDQYENFISELERGSISAKTREQLAVAAFSYTSNYDTHIANYLEQRFEFEKSHIRINEKLNRKLRYGENPHQSAKVYGSFDDYFEVFHGKEISYNNILDLIAAAELCEELGDNACTLIKHNNAAGAAIGAYPLDAYLKALKCDPVSAFGGIVAFNNEVDEKTAEKLNEIFLEIICAPSFSDEALAILKKKKDRRLVRKLKKINEPGLSARSIPGGILVQDKDLVTFNKDNFQIVTNRKPTEKELEDLTFAWIVAKHTKSNAIVFAKDKATLGVGAGQMSRLDSAKIAYMKAKEHGLDLKNSVAASDAFFPFADGLLEIIKCGATAVIQPGGSVRDQEVIDAANQNNITMVFTGIRHFKH from the coding sequence TTGAAAAAGTATGCTTTAATCAGTGTTTCGGATAAAAGAGGAATCGTAGATTTTGCCAAAGCACTTTTAAAATTTGATTATGAAATTTTAGCAACAGGAAATACAGCCAAGCTATTATCTCAAAATCTGGTCCCTGTTAAAGAAGTAAGCGACCTTACCGGATTTCCTGAAATTTTTGAGGGAAGAGTTAAAACATTACATCCGAAAATATTTGGTGGGATTCTTTTCAGACGTGACAATTCAGAAGATAAAATTCAAGCTGAAGAAAACTCAATACTTCCGATAGATATAGTCTGCGTTAATCTTTATCCTTTTGTTCAGACAATTAAGAAAGAAAATGTATCACTTGATGATGTTATTGAAAACATCGATATCGGCGGACCAAGTCTTGTTCGTGCTGCTGCAAAGAACTATAAATTTGTTTCAATACTCACCAATCCTGATCAATACGAAAATTTTATTTCTGAACTTGAAAGAGGCAGCATATCTGCTAAAACCAGAGAGCAGCTTGCTGTAGCAGCTTTCTCATATACTTCAAACTATGATACGCACATTGCAAATTACCTTGAACAAAGATTTGAGTTTGAGAAATCTCATATCAGAATTAACGAAAAACTTAACCGAAAATTACGCTACGGCGAAAATCCTCATCAGTCAGCAAAGGTATACGGAAGTTTTGATGATTACTTTGAGGTTTTTCATGGGAAAGAAATTTCATACAACAATATTCTTGACTTAATTGCAGCTGCAGAACTTTGTGAAGAACTTGGTGATAATGCTTGTACGTTAATCAAACATAATAATGCTGCCGGAGCAGCAATTGGTGCTTATCCGCTTGACGCTTATCTGAAAGCATTAAAATGTGATCCTGTTTCTGCTTTCGGTGGCATAGTCGCATTTAATAATGAAGTTGATGAGAAGACTGCAGAAAAGTTAAATGAAATTTTTCTTGAAATTATTTGTGCACCTTCATTCAGTGATGAAGCATTAGCTATTCTTAAAAAGAAAAAAGACAGAAGACTTGTACGAAAGTTGAAAAAAATAAATGAGCCCGGATTATCTGCAAGAAGTATTCCCGGAGGTATTCTTGTTCAGGATAAAGACTTGGTCACTTTTAATAAGGATAATTTTCAAATTGTAACCAACCGGAAACCAACTGAAAAAGAACTTGAAGATTTGACTTTTGCATGGATTGTTGCTAAACATACAAAGTCAAATGCAATTGTTTTTGCAAAAGATAAAGCTACGCTTGGAGTTGGTGCAGGACAAATGTCCAGACTTGATTCAGCTAAAATCGCTTATATGAAAGCTAAAGAACACGGACTTGATTTGAAAAACTCGGTTGCTGCATCAGATGCCTTTTTCCCATTTGCTGATGGGTTGCTTGAAATTATAAAATGTGGAGCAACTGCTGTTATTCAACCTGGTGGCTCTGTGAGAGATCAGGAAGTTATTGACGCTGCAAATCAAAATAATATTACAATGGTATTTACAGGTATCAGACACTTTAAACACTAA
- the purN gene encoding phosphoribosylglycinamide formyltransferase, translating into MLRVAVFVSGRGSNLKAILTHTDLANLIKVIAVFSDKSDCAAFEIAKSFGMETKVIGKGENKIDTADLLSVLKSYNLDLIVLAGYLKLIPLEVVKHFENRIINIHPALLPSFGGKGMYGMNVHNAVFNSSAKVSGATVHFVDAEYDRGKIIAQRCVDVSDVNSPEEIAERVLKIEHQLLPEVIKAFAQNKIEIEGNRVVIKS; encoded by the coding sequence GTGCTAAGAGTAGCTGTTTTTGTTTCCGGCAGAGGTTCGAATCTCAAAGCAATTTTGACTCACACTGATTTAGCAAACCTAATTAAAGTTATTGCAGTTTTCAGTGATAAATCAGATTGTGCAGCTTTTGAAATTGCTAAAAGTTTTGGAATGGAAACGAAAGTAATTGGAAAAGGTGAAAATAAAATTGATACTGCTGATTTATTGAGTGTGCTTAAGAGTTATAATTTGGATTTGATTGTTCTAGCCGGTTATCTGAAATTAATACCATTGGAAGTAGTTAAACATTTTGAAAATCGTATTATCAATATCCATCCGGCACTTCTTCCATCTTTTGGTGGAAAAGGGATGTATGGAATGAATGTTCATAATGCTGTATTTAATTCTTCAGCGAAGGTTAGCGGAGCAACAGTTCATTTTGTTGATGCTGAATATGACAGAGGAAAAATAATCGCTCAGCGATGTGTAGATGTTTCCGATGTGAATTCACCCGAAGAAATTGCTGAAAGAGTTTTGAAAATCGAACATCAGTTATTGCCTGAAGTAATTAAAGCATTTGCTCAGAATAAAATTGAAATTGAAGGTAACAGAGTAGTAATAAAATCTTAG
- a CDS encoding tetratricopeptide repeat protein, producing MKKKLVITLIIIFSISLNSQTADKQIQSAVSKFYNFNFSKASVELDLFSKKYPNDHRGFYYKSVMNSWFFLGTLNEAFIDSFNFYSKKAATIIEQLDDDKEADKIKKLFWLGMIDYNNSVISARNNDFASALVSTTSMRNRLEEAIKINPDFYDAYLGLGLSNFAFAEVPAALKWAANLVGFNSDKELGLSYIQLVAEKGNLLKIDAQFYLSQIYSRTIIDYSEAEKILTKLVKSYPKNLLFNYSLALIKYELNDLTISEKMLRNIISSNDSLFPFIISNSHLLLANIFFSKEQYDSAIVHYNLYGDNRVNNDYFGFANLRTGICFELLGNRKQAIKFYEKSDEGNKDIDEDIYADRLGKIFVQKPITEDFKTIQHLKNLLKLKKYKDAEEFLTKTLSEQGTSTNLKAELYLLLSELQLIKKNYDDALENALLCLKYNGEKENTITAEAYYRAAVSLSNLKRETEALSYLKKIESIDDLDFRTTIKNKAYSLLRKINKQSD from the coding sequence ATGAAAAAAAAACTGGTAATTACTTTAATTATTATCTTTTCAATCTCTTTAAATTCTCAGACTGCAGACAAACAGATTCAATCAGCAGTTTCAAAATTTTATAACTTCAATTTTTCAAAAGCATCTGTTGAATTAGACTTGTTCTCGAAAAAGTATCCTAATGACCATCGTGGTTTTTACTACAAATCGGTTATGAATTCATGGTTTTTCCTCGGGACATTAAATGAAGCATTTATAGACAGCTTCAATTTTTATTCAAAGAAAGCTGCAACGATTATAGAACAACTTGATGATGATAAAGAAGCAGATAAAATTAAAAAATTATTCTGGCTTGGAATGATTGATTACAATAACTCTGTTATTTCTGCTCGTAACAATGATTTTGCAAGTGCTTTAGTATCAACAACGAGTATGAGAAACAGACTCGAAGAAGCTATTAAAATAAACCCTGATTTTTACGACGCTTATCTTGGACTTGGCTTATCAAATTTTGCTTTCGCAGAAGTTCCTGCCGCATTAAAATGGGCTGCGAACCTGGTTGGTTTCAACTCTGATAAAGAATTGGGCTTAAGTTATATTCAGTTAGTAGCGGAAAAGGGTAATTTGCTAAAAATTGATGCTCAATTTTATCTTTCACAAATTTATTCGCGTACAATAATTGATTATTCCGAAGCCGAAAAAATTCTCACAAAGCTTGTTAAATCTTATCCGAAAAATCTTCTGTTCAATTATTCACTTGCTTTAATTAAATATGAATTGAACGATTTAACTATCTCTGAAAAGATGCTAAGAAATATCATCTCATCGAATGACAGTTTATTCCCTTTTATCATCTCTAATTCTCATTTATTACTTGCTAATATTTTCTTTTCAAAAGAACAGTACGATTCAGCTATAGTTCATTATAATTTGTACGGAGATAATCGTGTTAATAATGATTATTTTGGATTTGCTAATCTGCGAACCGGAATTTGTTTTGAGCTACTAGGTAACAGAAAGCAAGCAATTAAATTTTATGAAAAATCTGATGAAGGAAATAAAGATATTGATGAAGACATTTATGCTGATAGGTTAGGGAAAATTTTTGTTCAGAAACCAATCACTGAAGATTTTAAAACTATTCAGCATTTAAAGAATCTTTTGAAACTTAAAAAGTACAAAGATGCTGAAGAATTTCTTACAAAAACTCTTTCAGAACAAGGAACATCTACTAATCTTAAAGCTGAATTATATCTTTTATTGAGCGAACTACAACTAATAAAAAAGAATTATGATGATGCTCTGGAAAATGCACTTCTTTGTTTGAAGTATAATGGTGAGAAAGAAAATACTATTACCGCCGAAGCATATTATCGTGCTGCTGTTTCACTTTCAAATCTCAAACGGGAAACAGAAGCATTATCTTATTTGAAAAAGATTGAAAGTATTGATGATTTGGACTTCAGGACGACGATAAAAAACAAAGCTTATTCGCTCTTAAGAAAAATCAACAAACAATCTGATTAA
- a CDS encoding CTP synthase: MSPRKKVKFIFVTGGVVSSLGKGITASSLGLLLKQRGFRVTIQKFDPYINVDPGTMSPFQHGEVYVTDDGAETDLDLGHYERFLDVNMTRANNTTTGQVYNEVITKERRGDFLGATVQVIPHITDEIKQRMLKLSELGEYDIIITEIGGTVGDIESLPFIEAMRQLMLQFGRANTMSIHVTLVPYIASAGEVKTKPTQHSVKNLLELGIQPDVLICRSEKKLSRDIREKIALFCNINSNAVISAYDCSSIYEVPLVLFKEKFDQIVINRLHLPDRKIKLEEWENFVESIKNPDEKVEIALVGKYTEHLDAYKSIMESFVHAGAENNCKVVVKPLSAEQVETEEPEKLFSNVSGILVPGGFGERGIEGKIKAVQYARENKIPFFGICLGLQCAVIEFARNVCGIKNAHSSEFKNTKYAVIDLMPEQKNIKNMGATMRLGAYPCVVKEKTNAFEAYKTAYISERHRHRYEVNNKFRSVLTEHGMILSGLSPDKELVEIIELPNHPWFLACQFHPELKSRATNAHPLFREFVKASLNFAKAKENGQ; encoded by the coding sequence ATGTCACCACGAAAAAAAGTTAAATTTATCTTTGTAACAGGCGGAGTTGTTTCCTCATTAGGAAAAGGAATTACTGCCTCTTCTCTCGGACTTCTTCTTAAACAACGCGGCTTCAGAGTTACAATTCAAAAGTTTGATCCTTACATCAATGTTGATCCAGGAACTATGAGTCCATTTCAGCATGGCGAAGTTTATGTTACTGATGACGGAGCTGAGACAGATCTGGACTTAGGACATTATGAGCGTTTTCTTGATGTGAATATGACTCGAGCTAATAATACAACTACCGGACAGGTTTACAATGAAGTTATCACCAAAGAAAGAAGAGGAGATTTTCTTGGTGCAACAGTTCAGGTAATTCCTCATATCACCGACGAAATCAAACAAAGAATGCTGAAGCTCAGTGAACTTGGTGAATATGATATAATTATCACGGAAATTGGTGGCACAGTTGGTGATATTGAATCACTCCCATTTATTGAAGCGATGCGTCAGTTGATGTTGCAATTCGGAAGAGCAAACACAATGAGCATTCATGTTACACTTGTTCCTTATATTGCTTCAGCGGGAGAAGTGAAAACAAAACCAACCCAGCACAGTGTAAAGAATCTTCTCGAACTCGGGATACAACCCGATGTTTTGATTTGCAGGTCGGAGAAAAAACTCTCAAGAGACATCAGAGAAAAGATTGCTCTTTTCTGTAATATTAACTCCAATGCAGTTATCTCAGCTTATGATTGTTCCTCAATTTATGAAGTACCTTTGGTTTTATTTAAAGAAAAGTTTGATCAGATTGTAATAAACAGACTGCATTTGCCGGATAGAAAAATAAAACTCGAGGAATGGGAGAATTTTGTCGAGAGCATAAAAAATCCTGATGAAAAAGTTGAGATTGCTTTAGTAGGAAAATACACTGAGCATCTTGATGCATACAAAAGTATTATGGAATCTTTTGTTCATGCTGGTGCTGAAAATAATTGTAAAGTAGTTGTAAAACCACTCAGTGCTGAACAAGTTGAAACAGAAGAACCGGAAAAATTATTTTCAAATGTAAGTGGAATCCTGGTGCCAGGTGGATTTGGTGAAAGAGGAATTGAAGGGAAAATAAAAGCAGTTCAATATGCACGAGAAAATAAAATTCCTTTCTTCGGAATTTGTCTTGGACTTCAGTGTGCGGTAATTGAATTTGCGCGGAATGTATGCGGAATTAAAAATGCTCATAGTTCAGAATTTAAGAATACGAAATATGCTGTTATAGATCTAATGCCCGAACAAAAAAATATTAAAAATATGGGCGCAACTATGCGGCTTGGTGCTTATCCTTGTGTTGTTAAAGAAAAAACAAATGCATTTGAAGCATATAAAACAGCTTATATCTCTGAAAGACACCGACATCGCTATGAAGTTAATAATAAATTCAGATCTGTTCTCACCGAACACGGAATGATTCTGAGTGGATTATCACCGGATAAGGAATTAGTAGAGATTATTGAATTACCAAATCATCCATGGTTTCTTGCCTGTCAATTTCATCCTGAACTTAAATCAAGAGCAACAAATGCTCATCCGCTATTCAGAGAATTTGTTAAAGCTTCATTGAATTTTGCTAAAGCAAAAGAGAACGGACAATAA
- a CDS encoding PP2C family protein-serine/threonine phosphatase, with translation MSLSNIKIIILIISVFIVSLLTINYLTPDYHPDGGLKLKLGKDEISEIGNKIVKSYRPELKDEKRNLSLESNPAILRWLRNTNRIDSANRKIREQNLSYFWLLKVLSVNDTNLLITSDKNQNIETSTALELKISQEGKLIAISEVFNETKITNYLSEDSAKSFLERQISSLADYISFTNDSQKINFGTYLFTLDKIELIQKLNRKDYNFVWKGYDDSGQLIYLKASIIGDRLKSFEIILPVPNEYSNSKPDIYEIVTTIFLLLFVLIMVIVIGLKRIKAYEIGYKNAIIFAFIYTFFFALAQILELNFDFHWNIMLGIIIAGIFIFLSAVALWAVGETYLREIWNEKFSSFDLIRHKYLTHSIIGKTLSVSVAAGLFLTAIYLIIIKFESNYFYLNFNSKTFQTVKHINSDYPLFYLFSSSISSYLLLIIPLLFFISGSVVRYFNEKLSFISVNSILFALLIYFFIEPIYASLIVSFAIGIILSILFYEFDLLTTSISFILFNFFLRAADFGFIGNESFAHYWTITILLSSIAIIIGFVFILTKDKSVDVNSLAPKFLENITERQRMKKELEVARIVQMSFLPKKDPVLNGVQIASVCIPAFEVGGDYYDFIKLNENKIGIIIGDVSGKGTQAAFYMTLAKGFIKAIAKESDSPADILSKMNELFYENVERGRFISMIYAILDLDKRVIKIARAGHNPVLINHNSGKINLITPKGLALGLEKGIIFRQVISEETIQLKKGNTFVFYTDGFTEAINSKGEEFGLDRIQKILEHYSYESAEKIREILLAEVKKFIGKTHQFDDMTVVIVKVIS, from the coding sequence ATGTCGCTCAGCAATATAAAAATTATAATTCTTATAATATCAGTATTCATAGTTTCACTTCTTACAATAAATTATCTGACACCAGATTACCATCCTGATGGCGGATTGAAGTTAAAGTTAGGTAAAGATGAAATTTCTGAAATTGGTAATAAAATAGTTAAATCTTACAGACCTGAACTAAAGGATGAAAAAAGAAATCTATCACTTGAATCCAATCCCGCAATTTTAAGATGGCTAAGAAATACAAACAGAATTGATTCGGCCAACAGAAAAATAAGAGAGCAAAACTTATCGTATTTCTGGCTTTTAAAGGTTTTATCGGTTAATGATACTAATCTCCTTATCACTTCTGATAAAAATCAAAATATTGAAACCAGCACAGCGCTTGAATTAAAAATTTCTCAGGAAGGTAAATTAATTGCTATCTCCGAAGTCTTTAATGAGACAAAGATTACAAATTATTTGAGTGAAGATTCTGCAAAATCATTTCTCGAAAGACAAATATCATCGCTTGCTGATTACATTTCATTTACAAATGACTCACAAAAAATAAATTTCGGGACTTACTTATTTACGCTTGACAAAATAGAGTTAATCCAAAAGCTTAATAGAAAAGATTACAATTTTGTATGGAAAGGTTACGATGATTCTGGTCAGTTAATTTATTTGAAGGCAAGTATTATTGGCGATAGATTAAAATCTTTTGAAATAATACTTCCTGTGCCGAATGAATACTCAAATTCTAAGCCTGATATTTATGAAATAGTTACAACCATATTTTTGTTGTTATTTGTTTTGATAATGGTTATTGTCATTGGACTGAAAAGAATTAAAGCTTACGAGATTGGTTATAAGAATGCAATCATATTCGCATTTATTTACACATTCTTTTTTGCACTTGCTCAAATTCTTGAGTTAAATTTTGACTTCCACTGGAATATAATGCTCGGGATTATAATAGCAGGAATTTTTATTTTTCTCTCGGCAGTTGCTCTCTGGGCAGTTGGAGAAACTTATTTAAGAGAAATCTGGAACGAAAAGTTTTCTTCCTTTGATTTGATCCGGCACAAATATTTAACTCATAGCATAATTGGGAAAACACTATCAGTGTCAGTTGCCGCAGGATTATTTTTAACAGCGATTTATCTGATAATTATTAAATTTGAATCAAATTACTTTTATCTGAACTTTAATTCAAAGACTTTTCAAACCGTAAAACATATTAATTCGGATTATCCTTTATTCTATTTATTCTCAAGCAGTATCAGTTCTTATCTCTTACTGATTATACCACTACTGTTTTTTATATCGGGTTCAGTAGTAAGATATTTTAATGAAAAACTTAGTTTCATTTCCGTCAACTCGATTTTGTTTGCATTGCTTATCTATTTTTTTATCGAACCAATTTATGCAAGTCTGATTGTTAGCTTTGCCATTGGTATAATTCTGTCAATTCTTTTTTATGAATTTGATTTACTGACTACGAGTATTTCATTTATACTATTTAATTTTTTTCTGCGTGCGGCTGATTTTGGTTTTATTGGAAATGAATCTTTCGCGCATTACTGGACTATAACGATTCTGCTTTCATCCATTGCAATCATCATTGGCTTTGTCTTTATTCTTACTAAAGATAAATCAGTTGATGTTAATTCCTTAGCTCCAAAGTTTCTTGAAAACATTACTGAGCGACAGCGAATGAAAAAAGAATTGGAGGTAGCACGAATTGTTCAAATGAGTTTTCTTCCCAAAAAAGATCCGGTATTAAATGGTGTTCAGATTGCCTCAGTTTGTATTCCTGCTTTTGAAGTGGGCGGAGATTATTATGATTTCATAAAATTAAATGAAAATAAAATCGGTATTATAATAGGTGATGTATCAGGGAAAGGAACTCAGGCAGCATTTTATATGACACTTGCAAAAGGATTTATCAAAGCCATTGCAAAAGAGTCCGATTCGCCGGCTGATATTCTTTCGAAGATGAATGAACTTTTTTATGAAAATGTTGAACGTGGAAGATTCATAAGTATGATTTACGCAATACTTGATTTGGATAAAAGAGTAATTAAAATTGCAAGAGCGGGACACAATCCGGTGTTGATAAATCATAACTCGGGAAAAATAAATCTCATCACTCCGAAAGGTTTAGCACTTGGACTTGAAAAAGGGATAATCTTTCGTCAGGTTATTTCTGAAGAGACAATTCAACTTAAAAAGGGGAATACTTTTGTGTTTTACACTGACGGATTTACCGAAGCAATTAACAGTAAAGGCGAAGAGTTTGGATTGGATAGAATTCAAAAAATATTAGAACATTATTCTTATGAGTCAGCCGAGAAGATTCGGGAAATTTTATTAGCAGAGGTAAAAAAATTTATTGGTAAAACTCATCAATTTGATGATATGACGGTAGTAATCGTTAAAGTTATTTCATAA
- a CDS encoding tetratricopeptide repeat protein has translation MIVFTKKYFFIFIIILFSFNLYSQDTTQSLAFKKNRPVKTNPYFYRPDLSYQLLQQFRLLQEANSGDALAQHELGIRLLLGEGMAADTAQAVKWIKLAADQNLSAAAYNYGILLMNGWGVDWNPFEAFRYFKLAASKGMPQAQYVTGILFTDNLVVSRNWEKAYYFINLAKENGYKVEDDVFNELSSKVRPSFIDSIKNGIAILEQNISHDDVKSKSELNSSNQTSVEKSLGLSFINFDVLEDTTQHEIKEEELIKDLTRIEIASILDTLRLNDARSIKAINGNDQIRILMDLCNYGSPEALTLVGKLYEEGIYFNKDIITAAEYYIRAVRYESFRAPLLLYQLTQKQNFNNLIQREIANKNAHAMFVWYGLSRFGYNNELVINEAFRVLQSAAGLKHIPSMIELGLNYFTGDYLQKNESAAFNIWKEAEQSGSIEATIRIVVGEIFKEQSSDDRKRLVSVLINFAEKGSVIAQSALGICYLKGIGTNKNKALAVKYFRLAAFRGNRFAYEQLKNLYDEIRPVSPEFIVN, from the coding sequence TTGATAGTCTTCACAAAAAAATATTTTTTCATATTTATTATAATCTTGTTTAGCTTCAATCTTTATTCACAAGATACAACACAAAGTCTTGCTTTCAAGAAAAACAGACCTGTAAAAACTAATCCATATTTCTACAGACCGGATTTATCATATCAACTTCTTCAGCAATTCAGATTACTTCAGGAAGCTAATTCAGGAGATGCACTTGCACAACACGAGCTTGGTATACGATTATTACTTGGAGAAGGAATGGCGGCTGACACCGCTCAGGCAGTTAAATGGATTAAATTAGCTGCCGACCAAAATCTCAGTGCTGCTGCTTACAACTACGGAATTTTACTTATGAATGGTTGGGGTGTTGACTGGAATCCGTTTGAAGCTTTCAGATATTTCAAACTTGCAGCCTCCAAAGGTATGCCTCAGGCACAGTATGTTACTGGAATTTTATTCACTGACAATCTGGTAGTTTCGCGAAATTGGGAAAAAGCTTATTACTTTATTAATCTTGCTAAAGAAAATGGTTATAAAGTTGAAGATGATGTTTTTAACGAACTATCTTCTAAAGTAAGACCTTCTTTCATTGATTCCATCAAAAATGGTATTGCAATATTAGAACAAAATATTTCTCATGATGATGTAAAATCGAAGTCAGAATTGAATTCCTCAAATCAGACTTCTGTTGAAAAATCCCTAGGACTAAGCTTTATCAACTTTGACGTGCTTGAAGATACTACTCAACACGAAATAAAAGAGGAAGAATTGATAAAGGACCTTACAAGAATAGAAATTGCAAGCATTCTCGATACACTAAGATTAAACGATGCGAGATCAATTAAAGCAATTAACGGAAATGATCAGATAAGAATTTTAATGGACTTATGTAACTATGGTTCTCCTGAAGCTCTTACACTGGTAGGAAAGTTATATGAAGAAGGAATTTATTTTAATAAAGACATAATCACTGCTGCTGAATATTACATCCGGGCAGTAAGATATGAATCATTCCGTGCACCTCTTCTACTTTATCAGCTGACTCAAAAACAAAATTTCAACAATCTTATTCAGAGAGAAATAGCAAATAAAAATGCACATGCAATGTTCGTTTGGTATGGTTTATCAAGATTTGGTTACAACAACGAATTAGTAATCAACGAAGCTTTCCGAGTATTACAATCAGCAGCAGGTCTAAAACACATTCCTTCAATGATTGAGCTTGGATTGAATTATTTCACAGGAGATTATTTACAAAAAAATGAATCAGCTGCTTTTAATATTTGGAAAGAAGCCGAACAATCCGGAAGCATAGAAGCAACAATCAGAATTGTTGTTGGTGAAATTTTCAAAGAGCAATCAAGTGACGACAGGAAGCGATTGGTTTCAGTTTTAATTAATTTTGCAGAGAAAGGTTCTGTTATTGCACAATCTGCTTTAGGAATTTGTTATTTGAAAGGAATCGGAACAAATAAAAATAAAGCATTGGCAGTAAAATATTTTCGGTTAGCTGCATTCCGCGGAAACAGATTTGCTTATGAACAATTAAAAAATCTTTATGATGAAATAAGACCAGTGTCACCTGAATTTATTGTGAACTAA
- a CDS encoding methionine aminotransferase, with protein MSIFAVMTKLANEKNAINLSQGFPDFDISPKLIEFVNHFMKDGKNQYAPMPGVPELRKMVSSKIEKLYNCKYDFESDITITVGATQALYTAISVLINPGDEAIIFEPAYDSYAPSVIVNGGKPIYISLQLPDFSIPWSEVNSAITSKTKLIIINSPHNPTGAVISQDDINELERIVRDRNIFIISDEVYEHIVFDGNKHISISESEILRNKSFVISSFGKTFHTTGWKIGYCAAQKILTEEFRKLHQFIVFAVNTPIQYAYAEFLKDEKNYLDVSSFYQKKRDFFLELIKDSKFKPLHSKGTYFQLLDYSQISDKDDFNFAFELIENIKVAVIPLSPFYSRQNDNKLVRICFAKKDEVLYEASQRMKKL; from the coding sequence ATGAGCATTTTTGCTGTAATGACAAAACTTGCAAATGAAAAAAATGCTATAAACCTTTCTCAGGGATTCCCTGATTTTGACATCTCGCCAAAATTAATAGAGTTTGTAAATCACTTTATGAAGGACGGCAAAAATCAGTATGCTCCGATGCCAGGTGTCCCTGAACTTAGAAAAATGGTCTCATCTAAAATTGAAAAACTATACAATTGTAAATATGATTTTGAAAGTGATATTACAATCACCGTAGGAGCTACTCAAGCTCTGTACACAGCAATTTCAGTTTTGATAAATCCTGGTGACGAAGCGATAATTTTTGAACCGGCTTATGACAGTTACGCACCTTCTGTAATTGTAAATGGTGGAAAACCAATATATATCTCATTGCAACTTCCTGATTTTTCTATTCCCTGGAGTGAAGTTAATTCTGCAATCACTTCAAAGACAAAACTTATCATCATTAATTCACCGCATAATCCAACCGGAGCAGTAATCAGTCAGGATGATATAAATGAATTAGAAAGAATTGTCAGGGATAGAAATATTTTTATAATCAGTGATGAAGTTTATGAACACATAGTATTCGATGGCAACAAACATATTTCAATAAGTGAATCAGAAATTCTGAGAAACAAAAGTTTTGTAATTTCTTCTTTCGGAAAAACATTTCACACAACAGGTTGGAAAATCGGTTACTGTGCTGCTCAAAAAATTTTAACAGAGGAATTCAGAAAACTTCATCAGTTTATCGTGTTCGCAGTCAACACACCAATTCAATATGCTTATGCTGAATTTCTGAAAGATGAGAAAAATTATCTCGATGTAAGTTCATTCTATCAAAAGAAACGGGATTTCTTTTTGGAATTGATTAAGGATTCCAAATTTAAACCTTTGCATTCGAAAGGAACTTATTTTCAGTTACTAGATTATTCCCAGATTTCAGATAAGGATGATTTTAATTTTGCTTTTGAACTTATCGAGAACATAAAAGTTGCCGTAATTCCCCTTTCACCTTTTTATTCCCGACAAAATGATAATAAACTTGTAAGAATTTGTTTCGCAAAAAAAGATGAGGTGCTTTATGAAGCATCTCAAAGAATGAAAAAGTTATGA